TGTTCCCGCTCGGCAACTGCTTGCATTTTAACAAGATACGAAAATTTCTTGTCATCATTCCGATGGCAGGGTAACAGTTTCCAGCCAAAACTCTTCAATTCCTTTAACAATTTTAAAGAGCTGGCTGAGGTTGCGGGATTTGGTGATGTAGCAATTTACGTGCAAGTCATAGCTGTGGAAAATATCATCTTCATTTTTAGAAGTTGTCAGCACTACTACTGGGATGCGTTTCAGCTTGGGGTCGGCTTTAATTTCCGCCAAGACTTCTCGACCATCCTTCTTCGGCAAGTTCAAATCCAGCAGAATCAGGTCAGGGCGAGGTGCATCAGCATACTCGCCCTCTTGGCGCAAGAAAGCCATCGCATCCACACCATCTCTGACTGTCACGACTTGGTGTGGAAGCGAGCTATTTTTTAAGGCTTCTTGGATTAAGCGGATATCGGCTTTAT
This genomic window from Coleofasciculus sp. FACHB-T130 contains:
- a CDS encoding response regulator, whose protein sequence is MSVETEENHKTIFLVEDNKADIRLIQEALKNSSLPHQVVTVRDGVDAMAFLRQEGEYADAPRPDLILLDLNLPKKDGREVLAEIKADPKLKRIPVVVLTTSKNEDDIFHSYDLHVNCYITKSRNLSQLFKIVKGIEEFWLETVTLPSE